One part of the Vitis riparia cultivar Riparia Gloire de Montpellier isolate 1030 chromosome 15, EGFV_Vit.rip_1.0, whole genome shotgun sequence genome encodes these proteins:
- the LOC117932311 gene encoding DEAD-box ATP-dependent RNA helicase 31-like, which translates to MPVKILPPFRFLNPCLPVSRFQSMNLKPANQYSRTLPIFGRVFPFKLKYLGLAPPPSHHFGPRRLSTRSSRPRPSSTSGFRGEVKVSKSLMEDEAELSDWVSGLKDDSFRTRFNDDDSEGERGTGRSGRDSMKRTREIESDEFGDFNRRRGRSSAESFSRSSRKNGPNSVARTRYESESGIEDDDDDDEMHSRKQIRSFRGGNSTLSKRGGRDSDLGSRRDFDSGYRGDRGGFGGLRRGENERGGGGLRRGENERGGGGLRRGANGRGGGGLRRGENGRGGGGLRRGENGRGGGGLRRGDRGPQKQAHLVSEDEDEDEELKGSFKGLLSEEDSEEEEEEDDDDDDHDEVLKKNASSLFGAAAKEAVPRSSTGKSDSYLSETRFDQCPISPLSLKAIKDAGYEKMTVVQEATLPVILKGKDVLAKAKTGTGKTVAFLLPSIEILVKSPPISRDQKRPPIVVLVICPTRELASQAAAEANTLLKYHPSLGVQVVIGGTRLALEQKRMQANPCQILVATPGRLKDHIENTAGFATRLMGVKVLVLDEADHLLDMGFRKDIEKIIAAVPKQRQTLLFSATVPEEVRQICHIALKRDHEFINTVQEGSEETHSQVRQTHIIAPLDKHFLLLYALLKDHIADDVDYKVLVFCTTAMVTRLVADLLGELNLNVREIHSRKPQGYRTRVSDEFRKSKGLILVTSDVSARGVDYPDVTLVIQVGLPSDKEQYIHRLGRTGRKGKEGQGILLLAPWEEFFLSTAKDLPITKAEAPLVDPDTRKKVERALSQVEMKSKEAAYQAWLGYYNSNKKVGRDKVRLVELANEFSRTMGLDNPPAIPKLILGKMGLRNVPGLRSK; encoded by the exons ATGCCTGTGAAAATCCTCCCACCATTCCGTTTCCTCAATCCTTGTCTTCCGGTGTCTCGTTTCCAATCCATGAACCTCAAACCCGCCAACCAATATTCTCGGACATTGCCCATTTTCGGTCGGGTTTTCCCATTTAAGCTTAAATACCTAGGGCTTGCTCCGCCGCCGAGTCACCACTTCGGTCCCCGGAGGCTCTCGACTCGCTCATCCCGACCAAGACCAAGTTCCACATCCGGATTCAGAGGAGAGGTTAAGGTTTCGAAGAGTCTCATGGAGGACGAGGCTGAACTCAGTGACTGGGTCAGCGGGTTGAAGGATGACTCGTTTCGTACTCGCTTTAACGACGATGACTCGGAGGGAGAGCGCGGTACAGGTAGAAGTGGTAGAGATTCAATGAAGAGGACGAGAGAGATTGAATCTGACGAGTTCGGTGATTTTAACAGGAGAAGAGGTCGGAGCTCAGCTGAGTCATTTTCTAGGAGTTCGAGGAAGAATGGGCCTAACTCGGTTGCCAGAACGCGATATGAGAGTGAATCAGGTATagaggatgatgatgacgacGATGAAATGCATTCTCGAAAGCAAATTCGCAGTTTTAGAGGTGGGAATTCGACATTGTCGAAGAGAGGTGGGAGAGATTCGGATTTGGGTTCTAGGAGAGATTTTGATTCGGGGTATAGGGGTGACCGAGGAGGTTTTGGGGGTTTGAGGAGAGgtgaaaatgaaagaggtggTGGGGGTTTGAGGAGAGgtgaaaatgaaagaggtggTGGGGGTTTAAGGAGAGGTGCAAATGGAAGAGGTGGTGGGGGTTTAAGGAGAGGTGAAAATGGAAGAGGTGGTGGGGGTTTAAGGAGAGGTGAAAATGGAAGAGGTGGTGGGGGTTTAAGGAGAGGTGACAGAGGGCCCCAAAAACAAGCACATTTGGTCTCGgaagatgaggatgaggatgaggaaTTGAAGGGTAGTTTTAAAGGTTTGCTGAGTGAGGAAgatagtgaagaagaagaagaagaggatgatgatgatgacgaccATGATGAAGTTTTGAAGAAGAATGCAAGTTCTTTGTTTGGGGCAGCTGCCAAGGAAGCGGTACCTAGGAGTTCGACTGGAAAAAGTGACTCTTACCTAAGTGAGACCAG GTTTGATCAATGTCCAATCTCTCCATTGTCATTAAAAGCAATCAAAGATGCAGGGTATGAGAAGATGACTGTGGTTCAGGAGGCAACCCTTCCTGTCATCCTCAAAG GTAAGGATGTTCTAGCCAAAGCTAAAACAGGCACTGGGAAAACTGTCGCATTTTTG CTTCCATCAATTGAAATTCTTGTAAAATCACCTCCCATTAGCCGCGATCAAAAGCGACCCCCAATTGTTGTGCTAGTAATTTGCCCAACTCGAGAGCTTGCAAGTCAAGCTGCTGCAGAGGCTAATACCCTGTTGAAGTATCATCCCTCGCTTGGTGTTCAAGTTGTGATAGGGGGTACAAGGCTTGCTCTAGAACAGAAACGCATGCAAGCAAATCCATGCCAG ATTCTTGTAGCTACCCCTGGACGGCTAAAGGACCATATTGAGAATACAGCAGGATTTGCAACTCGTCTGATGGGTGTCAAAGTCCTTGTACTTGATGAAGCTGACCATTTATTAGACATGGGATTTCGTAAAGACATTGAGAAGATCATTGCTGCTGTTCCAAAACAGCGACAAACACTGCTGTTCTCTGCCACAGTCCCAGAAGAG GTTCGTCAAATCTGTCATATTGCTTTGAAAAGAGATCATGAGTTTATCAATACAGTTCAAGAGGGTAGTGAAGAGACACACTCACAG GTCAGGCAGACCCACATAATTGCTCCACTGGACAAGCATTTTTTACTACTGTATGCTCTTCTAAAAGATCATATTGCAGATGATGTTGACTATAAG GTTCTTGTGTTCTGCACTACTGCAATGGTCACAAGACTTGTTGCTGACCTTCTTGGTGAGCTAAACTTGAATGTTCGAGAAATCCATTCAAGAAAGCCACAGGGTTATAGAACCAGGGTGTCTGATGAATTTCGGAAGTCAAAAGGCCTTATTTTGGTGACTTCTGATGTATCAGCACGTGGAGTTGATTACCCAGATGTTACCCTTGTTATTCAG GTCGGTTTGCCATCTGATAAAGAACAGTATATACATCGACTTGGTAGAACTGGGCGTAAGGGTAAAGAAGGGCAAGGCATATTGTTACTGGCACCTTGGGAGGAATTCTTCTTGTCTACTGCCAAGGATTTGCCGATAACAAAGGCTGAAGCACCTTTAGTTGATCCCGACACAAGGAAAAAG GTGGAGCGGGCGCTGTCCCAAGTGGAGATGAAGAGCAAAGAAGCAGCATACCAAGCATGGCTTGGATACTACAATTCGAATAAGAAGGTGGGTCGGGACAAGGTCAGGCTTGTGGAGCTTGCGAATGAGTTCAGCCGAACCATGGGCCTTGACAACCCTCCAGCCATTCCAAAGCTCATTCTCGGCAAGATGGGTCTCAGGAATGTCCCTGGGTTGCGCTCCAAATAG